From the genome of bacterium, one region includes:
- a CDS encoding UMP kinase has product MVKTKYKRVVLKLSGEIFGGKLRHGIDAEAIDLLADEIAQVHRMGVDIALVVGGGNIFRGISGTKFGFDRVAGDYMGMLATVINALAMQVALERLGIETRVLSAIVVEQVCEPFIRRRAIRHLEKRRIIILAGGTGNPYFTTDTAATLRAVEIGADVILKGTKVEGVYSADPMVDSSAKKYDHITFQELLTKNLRIMDATSIAMARENKIPIIVFNITVPGNLIKVVRGEKIGTLVE; this is encoded by the coding sequence ATGGTCAAGACGAAATACAAACGAGTTGTTCTAAAACTTTCGGGCGAGATATTTGGTGGCAAGCTTCGTCATGGCATCGACGCCGAAGCTATAGACCTGCTCGCCGATGAAATCGCACAGGTTCATCGCATGGGAGTTGACATAGCGCTCGTGGTAGGTGGCGGAAACATATTCAGGGGCATATCAGGAACCAAATTCGGCTTCGACCGAGTCGCTGGCGACTATATGGGCATGCTCGCGACGGTAATAAACGCACTCGCTATGCAGGTCGCTCTCGAGAGGTTAGGTATAGAAACGAGAGTGCTCTCAGCTATAGTGGTTGAGCAGGTCTGCGAACCATTCATAAGAAGAAGAGCCATAAGACACCTCGAAAAAAGAAGAATCATTATTCTTGCTGGCGGAACTGGAAATCCATACTTCACCACCGACACCGCTGCAACTCTGCGAGCGGTAGAAATAGGGGCCGATGTAATACTTAAGGGCACCAAAGTTGAGGGAGTATACTCTGCTGACCCCATGGTGGACTCATCCGCCAAAAAATACGACCACATAACATTCCAGGAATTACTAACGAAAAATCTTAGAATCATGGACGCTACATCCATTGCTATGGCACGCGAAAACAAAATCCCCATCATAGTGTTCAACATCACAGTGCCAGGAAATCTTATTAAGGTGGTTCGTGGCGAAAAAATTGGGACTTTAGTCGAATAA